Proteins encoded together in one Felis catus isolate Fca126 chromosome B3, F.catus_Fca126_mat1.0, whole genome shotgun sequence window:
- the LOC123386004 gene encoding uncharacterized protein LOC123386004, with the protein MASRGVFTIPNLNRSGQFLLSAGKMGRNTLRHGLLGSQVAGPEGLVRVHVPFSLQDLSAIEKRLGSFSADPTQYTKEFQYLAQAYSLTWHDIHVILTSTLTPEERERIQAAAREHADQTHMTDPTMAVGADAVPAADPNWNYQLAGNGHWRWDQMIQCLLAGMRATSNKSVNFNKLQEICRTPMKTPQPSSAGSQRHLPSIPD; encoded by the exons ATGGCCTCCCGAGGGGTCTTTACAATACCAAATCTTAACCGATCTGGACAATTTCTGCTATCAGctgggaagatggggagaaatACCCTACGTCATGGCCTTTTGGGATCTCAG GTGGCAGGACCTGAAGGCCTAGTTCGAGTTCacgtccccttctccctccaagACTTATCCGCCATTGAAAAGCGGCTAGGGTCATTCTCGGCTGACCCCACCCAATACACTAAGGAATTCCAATACCTTGCCCAAGCCTACAGTCTCACATGGCATGACATCCATGTAATCCTCACCTCTACCCTCACCCCTGAGGAGAGGGAGCGCATCCAGGCCGCAGCCAGGGAACATGCAGACCAAACCCACATGACCGACCCCACTATGGCTGTAGGGGCCGATGCTGTCCCGGCGGCCGACCCCAACTGGAACTACCAACTTGCAGGCAATGGTCACTGGCGCTGGGACCAGATGATCCAGTGCCTACTAGCAGGCATGAGGGCAACCTCAAACAAATCAGTAAATTTTAACAAACTTCAAGAAATATGCAGGACCCCGATGAAAACCCCGCAGCCTTCCTCAGCCGGCTCACAGAGGCACTTACCCAGTATACCAGACTAG